In the Parasteatoda tepidariorum isolate YZ-2023 chromosome 3, CAS_Ptep_4.0, whole genome shotgun sequence genome, one interval contains:
- the LOC139424773 gene encoding uncharacterized protein, giving the protein MSLFQDVISIDRGENFDLQEFWKMHEPKTPPHGLNVPMREFDLNTLRNSILFNVCQQDLPIKPSTTSSLIDYLSQDFTDLTQKINLQILLHYTTMDVEQLYKRYSAFFDLRSTSEEKMTKAEFYSQEISSFICYAKENPKAENAVITMPADSKEFILNSLLSPPMLSAFRTGLNRLLAPNSLCDTELRKEINSMKIYSVMQFGPLSSLRGACLTDGILICTWTMAAHIGTCNNQADLVTLAAHVCSHYLIRLQMKNLNSARSFQLGDNLQEKRQVDSISPQHSLEMGRHIELLLFDNIQPDWLKSSSKAARTFLDRLHTCQDIPVIKKDEHKKLDLIDRMLPSAPFGIDLEERHFSFC; this is encoded by the coding sequence ATGAGTTTGTTTCAAGATGTGATTTCCATCGATCGAGGGGAGAATTTTGACCTGCAGGAATTTTGGAAGATGCATGAACCAAAGACTCCTCCCCATGGTTTGAATGTTCCAATGCGGGAGTTTGATTTGAACACGTTGCGCAACTCCATCCTTTTTAACGTGTGTCAGCAAGATTTACCCATAAAACCCAGCACAACAAGCTCTCTGATTGATTACTTGAGTCAAGATTTCACAGACCTCACCCAGAAAATTAATCTACAGATCCTGTTGCACTACACTACAATGGATGTTGAACAACTCTACAAAAGATATTCAGCCTTCTTCGATTTGAGATCTACATCTGAAGAGAAGATGACCAAGGCAGAATTTTACTCGCAGGAAATATCATCGTTTATTTGTTATGCAAAAGAAAACCCTAAAGCTGAAAATGCTGTTATCACGATGCCTGCAGATAGCAAGGAATTTATACTGAATTCTTTGCTTAGCCCACCCATGTTATCTGCTTTTAGAACTGGCTTGAATAGGCTGCTGGCACCTAACAGCCTATGTGATACAGAGTTACGTAAAGAAATTAATagtatgaaaatttattctgtCATGCAGTTTGGACCTTTGAGTAGCTTACGTGGCGCTTGCCTTACAGACGGTATTTTGATCTGCACTTGGACAATGGCTGCACATATAGGAACGTGTAATAATCAAGCAGATCTTGTAACTCTTGCAGCGCACGTATGTAGTCATTACCTGATCCGACTGCAAATGAAAAACTTGAACTCTGCCAGATCATTTCAGTTGGGGGATAATTTACAAGAAAAGCGTCAAGTTGACTCGATTTCCCCCCAACACTCCCTGGAAATGGGCCGACATATTGAATTGCTGTTGTTTGATAACATCCAACCGGACTGGTTAAAAAGTTCGTCAAAAGCAGCAAGAACATTTTTGGACCGTTTGCACACTTGTCAAGACATTcctgttattaaaaaagatgaGCATAAGAAGTTAGATTTAATAGATCGTATGCTTCCTTCGGCTCCATTTGGAATAGATCTTGAAGAAAGACATTTCTCTTTCtgctag